The Streptomyces sp. NBC_00483 genome contains the following window.
GTCGTAGAAGTTGTAGTCGTTCGTGAAGGAGCCGTCGCCGTTGTTGCCCCGGTAGCTGTCCACGAGGTCCGGGTGGTCGTACTGCACACCCGAGTCGACGCTGGCGACGACGATGCCCTCGCCGCGGTCCTTGTACTCGTCCCAGACCTGGTCGGCCTTGATGTCGGAGATGCCCCACTCGGGCGTCTCAGCACTGTCGGCGGACGCCTCGGTCCCCGAGGCGGTGCGCGTCTTGGTGACCTTCTTGTCGGAGGTCTCCATGTCGTCGAGCTTGAACTTCCGCTCCTTGACGATCTGCTTGACGTCGGAGCGCTTCGCCAGCTCCGCGACGAGGTCCTGGTCGCCGGTCACCCGGACGGTGTTGGCGATCCAGTAGTCCGTGTGCCCGACCTTCTCCTTGTCGAGGAAGGAGTTCAGGGAGCGCTGCGAGTCCTTGGCGTGCGCGCGCAGCTCCTTGTAGGCGGCCTTCGCCTTGGCGGCGTGCGTGCGCTGCTTCTTGGCGCCGGACAGATCGGCCTGGTCCTTGAGGACGACGAAGAACGTGGCGTCGTCGCCCTTCGCCACGGCCTTCTCAAGGGCGGAGTCGACCTTGCCGGAATGCGCCGGGGCGGTCGTGTCGGCGACGGCGGGCAACGGACTGCTGAACAGGGCGGCAGTCGCGGTCAGCGACGCCGCCGCCCACACGGCGCGTCTGCGCCGGGACGGTCGGGGCAGGTGCATCGGGTGCGCTCCTCCGGGACGGATGACGGGGAGGATGCACGCTATGAAGGGGCCGTTACTGCGCCATTACTGCCGCCTGCGGACCGCCGTTCGCGCCCGCCGGGGGCAGGGCGGGGCGCACGGTGTGTACGCCCCGGTCACACCCCCACCCCACGCGCCCGCAGCCACGGCAGCGGGTCGATGCCCGAGCCGAACTGCGGCGTGATCCGCACCTCGAAGTGCAGATGCGGTCCGCTGACGTTGCCGGTCGCGCCGGAGAGGCCGAGGACCTCGCCCGCGTCGAGGCGGGAGCCGACCTTCACGCCGATCCGCGACAGGTGCGCGTACTGCGTGTAGTAGCCGTCGGCGTGCCGGAGGACCACCTGGTTGCCGAAGCCGTCGCCGCAGCCCGTGAAGACGACGGTCCCGGCGCCGACCGCGCGCACCGGCGTCCCGGTGGGCACGGCGAAGTCCTGGCCGGTGTGCGTGTGCGCCCACAGGCGGCCGCCCGAGCCGAAGCCCGCCGACAGCGGCGCGGGGCTCACCGGCTTCACCCAGGCCCGCCCCGTCCGCCCCTTGCCGGCCCGCTTCTGCCCGCCCACGTCGCCGCGCGCACAGTTCCCGCCACCCGTCGGCATCGGCCCGGCCGCGGGGACCCGCGCACGGGCCCGCCGCACCTCCGCCTCTGCCTTCGCCAGTTTCGCCTCGATGTCTTCGCGGGCGGCCGACCGGCGCTCCTCCTGCGCCTTGAGCCCCTTCACCAGGCGCGCGGACTCGGCACGCCGGTCGGCGACCCGGTCCCGGGACTCGGTGAGGCGGTCGGTGAGCTGCCGGGCGGCGCGGTCTCCGCGGCTCGCGCGGACGGTGGCGTCGAGGGCCCGCTGCGGGGAGGACGAGGTGAGCAGCGGCAGCATCGTGCCGAGGCCCGAGGCCCCTTGGTACTCGCTGCGCGCCTGGCGGCCGAGGGTGGCCCTGAGCACGTCGAGCCGGCGCTGCTCCGCGGCCTGCCGCCGGGCGACGTCGGCAAGCCGGCGCTCGCCCGTGCGCACGGCGTCCTGCGCCTTCTCGTGCGCCGCGACGGCGTTCGACGCCTCCTGCATCAGCCGGTCGGCGCGGGCCGAGAGCCGTCCGATGCCGGGGCCGTCGTCCGCGGACGCCGGGCCGGTGCCGGAGGCGAGGAGCGCGGCGATCGCCGCGGCCACGCATGCGGCCGTCCCCGTACGCCTCGTTGCGTTCCGTCGTACACATCGCATCGACCGAATGTCGCAAAAAAGACAAGCCGGATGGTTGGACGTCGCCGTGTCGACCGTCCGGAGTCCATCGGACGCACTACACGCGGCGGTGTTACCCGCGGACACCCCGAGATACCTGGAGAGAGATACCCGGGGATACGGAAGCGGCCGTGGGGCCGGTCCTGACACACGGTCAGTCCCGGCCCCACGGCCGCCTTTCTGCCACGCGGTGGCGTCAGCCGTTGCGGCGCCTCCTGACCGCGACCGTGACCAGGACGCCGAGGCCGAGGGCGAGCGCCGCGGCGATGCCGAGGGCCCACGTGGTGGCCGCGGAACCGGTGCCCGGGAGTTCACCGTGCGGCTGGTCCGCGTTCGGGGCCTGCGGGGTGTGCGGGTCGGGGTTCTGCGGGTTGGGGGTGGTGGGCGGGGCGGTCGGGCTCGGGGACGAGGGGTCGGTCGGGGTCGGCGGCTCGGGGACGTCCGTCGTGGTGTTGCAGTCGGGGTCCGTGGAGCCGGGCTCGCAGGTGGAGCCGTCGGGGCCGGTGACCGCGTTGGTCAGCTTCCGGTCGCCCTTGACGGGGTCGCCCACGGTCACGGAGTAGGTCACGGTGACCTTCTTCCCGGCCGGGACGGTGCCGTTCCAGGTCACCTCGGGCTTCGCGTAGGAGACGTCACCGGCACTCGCCTCGGCGTCGCCGTTGTACTCCGCGTCGTCGAGGACCTCGGTGAGGTCGTCGGTGAACGTGGCGCCGGTGTACTCGGCCGGTCCGCTGCTGCCCACGGTCACCGTGTACGTGACCTTGTCGCCCGGCTTCACGGAGTCGCTGGCGTCCGAGGACTTGGCGATCTCCAGGTGGGTCGGCTCGACGCGGACCATGTGGTCCTCGACCTCACCGGGCCCGCCGAAGCCGGTCGCCTTCATGTCCCGGGGAGCCGCGAGGGCCCGGTTGGCGGACGCCTCGCTGTCGTCCCCGAAGATCCGGAGGCGCGCGAAGGTGGTGGACGCCTTCATGGTGTCCAGGCCGTGCAGTTCGAGCGTGGCCTCGGTGGCACCGTCCGGGACGGTCGTCCTGACCATCTCGTCCGGCTCGAACGTGCCGTTCTCGTTCTTGTCGAGCCAGCAGGCGAGTTCGGCGTCCTCACCGGTGGTGTTGGTGACGGGCACCTTCGCGGTGTAGCTGTCCTGGTGCTGGTAGAGGGTGACGGTGCCGAGACCGTCGTCGTCCGAGGCCGAGCGGGCGTCGCGGTGCGGCGTCCCGTCGTTCTCGGCGTTTTCCTCGGAGCCGATCCTGAGGCCGTCGACGATCTCGTGGTACGCGCCCTGGTTCTTCCGCACGGTGCCGTAGCTGTCGGGCGCGTCACCGAAGTCGTAGGACGGCTTCGGCAGCACGGTGGTGCAGTCCGGGTCGGTGCTGTCCGGCGGGCAGTTGGAGCCCGGGCCCTCGACGCCGTTGACGTACTTGCCGTCGCCGCCGTCGCGCGGACCTGTCACCGTGAACGAGTACGTCACCGTGGCGGTGGCGCCCTTCGCCAGGTCCCCGGTCCAGGTCAGCTTCGGCTCCGCGTACGAGACGCGTCCGGAGTCGGCCTTCGCGTCACCGTTGTAGTCGGCGTCGTCGAGGACCTTCGACAGGTCGTCGGTGAACGTCGCGTCCGGGTGGTCCGCTTCACCGTCGTTGCGGACGGTGACCTTGTAGGAGAGGGTGTCGCCGGTCCGCGGCTTCTCCGGCTGGACGGTCTTCTTGATCTTCAGCGACGGAACGCCCGCCTCGGTCGAGCAGTCCGGGTCCTTCGTGCCCTCGGGGCAGTTGGTTCCGGGGCTGGTCGACGTGACGGCGTTCTTCAGGAGCTTGTCGCCCTCCGGCGGGTCCTGCACCGTCACCGAGTACGTGAGCGTGACCGTGGCTCCGGCCGCGACGTTCCCGGTCCAGGCCAGCTCCGGCTTGTCGTAGGAGGTCTTGCCGGCCGTGGCCTCGGCGTCGCCGTTGTACTTCGCGTCGTCCAGCAGACCGGTCAGGTCGTCGCTGAACTTCGCGCCGGGGTAGTCGGCTTCCTTGCTCTCGTTGGTGACGGCCACCGTGTACGTGACCTTGTCGCCGGGCAGCGGCTCCGAGTTGTCCGAGCTCTTCTTGATCTTCAGAGTGGCGACGGAGTCGGTGGTCGTGCACTTCGGGTCGTCCGAGTCCGGCGGACAGTTGGAGCCCGGGGTGTCCGACGTCACCGCGTTGGTGAGCTTCTTGTCGCCCTCGGGCGGCGAGCCGACGGTCACCGAGTACTTGACGGTCACCTTGGCGCCCGCCGCGACGTCCCCGGCCCAGGTCAGCTTCGGCTTGTCGTAGGACAGCTCACCGGAACCGGCCGACGCATCACCGTTGTACTTCGCGTCGTCGAGCACCTTCGACAGGTCGTCCGTGAAGGTCGCGCCCTTGGCGGTGGCCTTGCCGGTGTTCGTGACGGTCACCGTGTACCTGACCTTGCCACCGGGCTTCACGGAGTCACCGGCGTCCGAGGACTTGGCGAAGTCCACCGCGGGGATGCCGTGGCTGGTGGTGCACTTCGGGTCGTCCGAACCCTCGGCGCAGTTGGAGCCGGGCGTACCGACGATCTGGTTCGTCAGCTTCTTGTCGCCCTTGGGCGGCGAGCCGACCTTCACGCTGTACGTGACGGTGGCCTTGCCGCCGGGCTTCAGGTCGCCGGTCCAGGTCAGCTCCGGCTTCGCGTACGAGACGCTCCCGGAGTCGGCCTTCGCGTCACCGTTGTACTTCGCGTCGTCCAGCACCTTCGACAGATCGTCCGTGAACGTCGCGTCCTTGTACTCGGCCTTCCCGGTGTTGGTCACCGTCACCTTGTACGTGACGTCGGAGCCGGGGACCGCGTCGTCGGGCGCGGACGAGGTCTTCTCGTACCGCAGGGAGCCGAGGCCCGTCGTGGTGGAGCACTTCGGGTCGGTGGAACCCTCCTCGCAGTTGGAGCCGGGCGGCCCGGTCACCTTGTTGTCGAGCAGCTTGTCGCCGCGGACCGGGGTGTCGACCTTCACTGAGTAGGTGATGGTGGCCTTCGCGCCGGGCTTCAGGTCGCCGGTCCAGGTCAGCTCCGGCTTCGCGTACGAGACGCTCCCGGAGTCGGCCTTCGCGTCACCGTTGTACTTCGCGTCGTCGAGGACCTTCGACAGGTCGTCCGTGACCTTCGCGCCGTCGTACGCGACACCACCGGTGTTGCTGACGGTGACCGTGTACGTGACCTTGTCGCCGGCCTTGCCCTCCTTCGGCTCGGCCGTCTTGACGATCTCCAGCCCCTTGACGGGCGTGCTGGTGGAGCACTTCGGGTCGTCCGACCCCTCCGGGCAGCTGGAGTCCGGCGGGCCCGTGACCGCGTTGACGAGCTTCTTGTCGCCCTCGGGCGGCGAGCCGACCGTCACTGAGTAGGTGAACGTCCGCTTCTTCCCGGCCGGAACGTCCCCGGACCAGGTCAACTTCGGTTCCTTGTAGGAGAGTTCACCCGCGACGGAGTTCGCGTCACCGTTGTACGTGGCGTCGTCCAGGACCTTCGTCAGGTCGTCGGTGACCTTCGCGCCCTCGTAGTCGGCCTTGCCCGGGTTGGAGAGCGTGACCGTGTACGTCACCTTGTCGCCGGCCTCGACCGACCCGTCGGCGTCGGAGGTCTTGGCGATCTCCAGTCCGCGCAGCGGAATGTCGACCCGGCACTGCGGGTCCTCGGAATCCGGGCCGCAGTTGGTGTCCGGCGTACCGGTGACGACGTTCACCATGTCGAAGTCGCCGGTGATGGGGGCGTCGACGGTGGCCGAGTAGGTGAAGGACACCGTGGAGCGGCCCCGGATGTCACCGGTCCAGGTCAGCTTCGGCTTCTCGTACGAGACCTTGCCGCGGGCCGAGCTGACGTCGTCGTTGTACTTCGCGTCGTCGATGACGTCGCTCAGGTCGTCGACGACGGTCGCGTCGTCGTAGTCGGCCGGTCCGACGTTGCGGATGTAGACGGTGTACTCGACCTTGCTGCCCGGGCCCGCGTCGTACGCGTTGGTCGGCGCCTTGAAGATCTCCAGGGCGGCCATCGGCACACTGGTCGTGCACTTCGCGTCCTGGGACCCCTCGGCACAGTTGGAACCGGGCGGTCCGCTCACGCTGTTGACGAGCTTCTTGTCGCCGCGGGCCGGGTTCTTGACGGTGACGCTGTACGTGATCGTCGCCGAGTCCCCGGGCTTCAGGTCGCCCTTCCACGTCATCTTCGGTTCGGTGTACGAGACGGCGCCCGAGTCGGCCTTCGCGTCGTCGTTGTACGTGGCGTCGTCCAGGACCTTCGTCAGGTCGTCGCTGATCTCGGCGCCCTGGTACGCGGTCTTGCCGGTGTTGGCCACCTTCACCGTGTACGTGACCTTGTCACCCGGCTTGGCGTCCTCCTTGTCGGCGCTCTTGGCGATCTCCAGCGCGGTGAGCTCGGCGGTGGTGGTGCAGTCCGGGTCGGCGGCGGCCCGTGACGCGGGACCCGCGGTGCCTTCGAGGGCCGAACAGTTGGAGATCGGCGGACCGGTCACCTTGTTGGTCAGGGTGCCGTC
Protein-coding sequences here:
- a CDS encoding DUF7927 domain-containing protein, with the translated sequence MDGPRQWLRRWRVPRRASAAGVVLGAVLAMVAAPLPVVEAAGASAAGEERAAAAPGTPADPTELFKEDFENDPPEGARLLTDHVGGPPRNMTYKADSGWLEHCNGWVLNKADSEGYAPGVKSCRSQASWWNIMRDLADVLGQYNGSADSAENHGLGAYTDNPGPGAKKVQFETAKTIQVPANRFLTFGATAVATGTTCYYGGPKFRFYAMDGQTALPASSKVMDPCTATDAQTIDRNEVAKLTADTPVLFPGSQLGVRMTNDNGSPTGNDHAVDDIRVLDVSPQIDKAFDKSTMASGGATKLTFTVTNTSDLLAKKGWSFTDSLPGGMTVADPASATTTCTNGVATATPGGSSVQLKGDLTAGQRSCTLSVNVTAKKAGAYKNCAENLADVKGLKPPTTCATVTVDEPPVPTEPRSICTDTVYLNQGTPSGASLFTVDLATGAQTPLPGEPRVGGSIAYSRLNGNLYVIPGPADTLTRVDPATGQKVETALTGFPSGGRTKTLAANLAGTRAYAIDHINDKLVTVDIDPGSSTYSKVLSARAFNFAPGDVADIALNPVDGWLYGVDESTGNLRRFNPQTAEVQRVTAGTYPKDTFGGVFFDSLGNFYAVRNSDGAVYHYDMTTSTAESPIQESELGKPKIVSHVDPTTGGNDGAACLRPHEYGDAPDSYGTSKAKGGASSVADPARLTLGRTVTAEVDARTPLDATGDDDDALSTVPPVPAEAATYGLKVPVNNKTGKAATLAGWVDFDRNGTFDAGERVTVPVQADATSAELNWSGLTGRSAGDSYLRLRLYEGTVADPKPTGAFDGVGEIEDHPVTIEAPEPKSSMKITKSSDKTEVEPGGTLTYTVKIANTGETALKDQTVTDDLSKVLDDAALEGEPTASSGTLNVAGTTATWTGDIPLGDTVTLTYKVKAKAAGSGDGTLTNKVTGPPISNCSALEGTAGPASRAAADPDCTTTAELTALEIAKSADKEDAKPGDKVTYTVKVANTGKTAYQGAEISDDLTKVLDDATYNDDAKADSGAVSYTEPKMTWKGDLKPGDSATITYSVTVKNPARGDKKLVNSVSGPPGSNCAEGSQDAKCTTSVPMAALEIFKAPTNAYDAGPGSKVEYTVYIRNVGPADYDDATVVDDLSDVIDDAKYNDDVSSARGKVSYEKPKLTWTGDIRGRSTVSFTYSATVDAPITGDFDMVNVVTGTPDTNCGPDSEDPQCRVDIPLRGLEIAKTSDADGSVEAGDKVTYTVTLSNPGKADYEGAKVTDDLTKVLDDATYNGDANSVAGELSYKEPKLTWSGDVPAGKKRTFTYSVTVGSPPEGDKKLVNAVTGPPDSSCPEGSDDPKCSTSTPVKGLEIVKTAEPKEGKAGDKVTYTVTVSNTGGVAYDGAKVTDDLSKVLDDAKYNGDAKADSGSVSYAKPELTWTGDLKPGAKATITYSVKVDTPVRGDKLLDNKVTGPPGSNCEEGSTDPKCSTTTGLGSLRYEKTSSAPDDAVPGSDVTYKVTVTNTGKAEYKDATFTDDLSKVLDDAKYNGDAKADSGSVSYAKPELTWTGDLKPGGKATVTYSVKVGSPPKGDKKLTNQIVGTPGSNCAEGSDDPKCTTSHGIPAVDFAKSSDAGDSVKPGGKVRYTVTVTNTGKATAKGATFTDDLSKVLDDAKYNGDASAGSGELSYDKPKLTWAGDVAAGAKVTVKYSVTVGSPPEGDKKLTNAVTSDTPGSNCPPDSDDPKCTTTDSVATLKIKKSSDNSEPLPGDKVTYTVAVTNESKEADYPGAKFSDDLTGLLDDAKYNGDAEATAGKTSYDKPELAWTGNVAAGATVTLTYSVTVQDPPEGDKLLKNAVTSTSPGTNCPEGTKDPDCSTEAGVPSLKIKKTVQPEKPRTGDTLSYKVTVRNDGEADHPDATFTDDLSKVLDDADYNGDAKADSGRVSYAEPKLTWTGDLAKGATATVTYSFTVTGPRDGGDGKYVNGVEGPGSNCPPDSTDPDCTTVLPKPSYDFGDAPDSYGTVRKNQGAYHEIVDGLRIGSEENAENDGTPHRDARSASDDDGLGTVTLYQHQDSYTAKVPVTNTTGEDAELACWLDKNENGTFEPDEMVRTTVPDGATEATLELHGLDTMKASTTFARLRIFGDDSEASANRALAAPRDMKATGFGGPGEVEDHMVRVEPTHLEIAKSSDASDSVKPGDKVTYTVTVGSSGPAEYTGATFTDDLTEVLDDAEYNGDAEASAGDVSYAKPEVTWNGTVPAGKKVTVTYSVTVGDPVKGDRKLTNAVTGPDGSTCEPGSTDPDCNTTTDVPEPPTPTDPSSPSPTAPPTTPNPQNPDPHTPQAPNADQPHGELPGTGSAATTWALGIAAALALGLGVLVTVAVRRRRNG
- a CDS encoding peptidoglycan DD-metalloendopeptidase family protein, producing MAAAIAALLASGTGPASADDGPGIGRLSARADRLMQEASNAVAAHEKAQDAVRTGERRLADVARRQAAEQRRLDVLRATLGRQARSEYQGASGLGTMLPLLTSSSPQRALDATVRASRGDRAARQLTDRLTESRDRVADRRAESARLVKGLKAQEERRSAAREDIEAKLAKAEAEVRRARARVPAAGPMPTGGGNCARGDVGGQKRAGKGRTGRAWVKPVSPAPLSAGFGSGGRLWAHTHTGQDFAVPTGTPVRAVGAGTVVFTGCGDGFGNQVVLRHADGYYTQYAHLSRIGVKVGSRLDAGEVLGLSGATGNVSGPHLHFEVRITPQFGSGIDPLPWLRARGVGV